In Candidatus Hydrogenedentota bacterium, one genomic interval encodes:
- a CDS encoding ABC transporter ATP-binding protein — protein sequence MIRVEDLRKIYEMGDTVVRALDGVSFAIPRGSFVAVMGPSGSGKTTLLDILGCLSHPTSGEYWLAGQRVGALREAQLAELRNHEIGFVFQNFNLLPRDTALGNVELPLLYDAVPRRARIARAQVALEAVGLGERAGHRPAELSGGQRQRVAIARALVNNPSILFADEPTGNLDTASGESIMRLFTELHGRGNTIVLVTHEREVAEHAERIMSFRDGKLVSDEWRKKDERIWQSQ from the coding sequence CTGATTCGGGTCGAGGACCTGCGCAAAATCTATGAAATGGGTGATACGGTGGTGCGCGCCCTCGACGGGGTGTCTTTTGCCATCCCGCGTGGCTCGTTTGTGGCGGTAATGGGCCCGTCGGGCTCCGGCAAGACGACGCTGCTCGATATCCTCGGCTGCCTGTCCCATCCCACCTCGGGCGAATACTGGCTTGCCGGGCAGCGGGTCGGTGCGCTGCGCGAGGCGCAACTCGCGGAATTGCGCAACCACGAGATCGGGTTCGTCTTTCAAAACTTCAATCTGTTGCCGCGCGACACGGCCTTGGGCAACGTTGAACTCCCCCTGCTGTACGACGCCGTGCCGCGCCGCGCGCGCATCGCTCGCGCGCAAGTGGCCCTCGAAGCCGTCGGCCTGGGCGAACGGGCCGGGCACAGGCCGGCCGAGTTGTCCGGCGGACAGCGGCAGCGCGTGGCCATCGCGCGCGCTCTCGTGAACAACCCGTCCATTCTTTTCGCGGACGAGCCGACGGGGAACCTCGATACGGCGAGCGGCGAGAGCATCATGCGCCTGTTTACGGAGTTGCACGGGCGCGGCAATACGATAGTGCTGGTGACCCACGAACGGGAAGTGGCGGAACATGCCGAACGGATCATGAGTTTCCGCGACGGCAAACTGGTGAGCGACGAATGGCGGAAAAAAGACGAAAGAATCTGGCAATCCCAATAA